The genomic stretch AGCGACGTCAGCAGCGACCGCTCGTGGGTGTCGATTCCGTAGATTTCCCGGAAGCGCAGGCTGTCTTTGTCGCCGCACCCCGTATCCACAAGAATCTTGCGATCCGCCGTTTCGATCAGCAGGCAGTGCATGGTCATGTCGATGCGGTTAAGATCATCAGCGGGACAGGCGCGGCTCCACAGCGGTTTTGGCACCACGCCGAACATCGCGCCGCCATCCAATTTGAAATCGCCGGATTCGATCAGCGAGACAGCATACGGTCCAAGAATCATCCTTGCGCTCCACCCTTCACATGATCTGTTGGCCACGGCAGGCCTTCCCACACGCGGCGCGGATTATCCACTACCATTTTTCGAGTCGCATCCAGTCCCACAATCGCCGCCGTCGCATCCACACTGGCTTGAAGGCAGAAGCCATGCGAGCCGTCATCGTGCGCGTCGCTGGTCAGAATGTCTACCACATTCCACGCGAGAAGCTGCTTGCTGCGTTTGACAAGCACATTGCCGAATTGCCCAAGAATCGACCCCGCATCCAGCGTCAGCACGGCGCCCGCATCACGCAAGGCCTGCGGCTGATCCATAGTGCGTTGCGCGCGGGAAAAGCGCTCGTAATGCGCCAGCACCGGATGAATATTCTGCCGCCGGATTGCCTTGACGACGTTCTGAATAATTTCGAAGGGCGTTTCGATGGGAAACTCAATCAGACAGTATTTCCCTTTGCCGCCGAAGCTGCTGGAAGGCAGCGCAAGCACTTTCAGAATGCCCGCCCCCACCATCAGTTCCGAAGCCAGAATCAGTTCCACGGGGATCTGCCGCTGTTTTGCGGCTTCCTTCACATGCGAAAAAACCGACTGAAACAGTCGGTCTCTTTCGCTATCGGCGCGGTCATCGGAATGCGGAGTGCAGGCCACGTGAGTGATGCCTTGCTTTGCGGCAATCTCCAGCATGCGCAGCGCCACGCGGAGTTCCACCGCCCCATCATCCACTCCCGGCAAAACGTGATTATGAAGATCGTACACGATGTTCTAAGTTACAGGTCCGTATAAACCGGTCCTCCGCCGCCTTCCGGTGGAACCCACGTAATGATCTCGTAGGGATCCATAATATCGCAGGTCTTGCAGTGGACGCAGTTGGATGCGTTAATTTGCAGCTTCACTCCGCCCCGCTCGGCATCCGG from bacterium encodes the following:
- a CDS encoding CpsB/CapC family capsule biosynthesis tyrosine phosphatase; translated protein: MYDLHNHVLPGVDDGAVELRVALRMLEIAAKQGITHVACTPHSDDRADSERDRLFQSVFSHVKEAAKQRQIPVELILASELMVGAGILKVLALPSSSFGGKGKYCLIEFPIETPFEIIQNVVKAIRRQNIHPVLAHYERFSRAQRTMDQPQALRDAGAVLTLDAGSILGQFGNVLVKRSKQLLAWNVVDILTSDAHDDGSHGFCLQASVDATAAIVGLDATRKMVVDNPRRVWEGLPWPTDHVKGGAQG